A genomic stretch from Aedes albopictus strain Foshan chromosome 2, AalbF5, whole genome shotgun sequence includes:
- the LOC109416526 gene encoding microsomal triacylglycerol transfer protein, translated as MKIQLAVLVVLSLFGYCHVAPAFGDAFQLGIEQTYTYVNEVRVGDAKNSSQTVGYLVKAKVHVATVWGDDEHKLLLLKVTNPSLYTSPGDLKHKTTLSKVDSAPFYVYWNLGHLKKIYFEKQEDASLESFKKGVASLFQYQLLDGKYVEQDPSGECEVQYTSHSSTRYHKAKNNCKFADDCLERTEYPLRSLTRTVRSADFTVSTEGTLEKVVAQDYVKYLVNAYDGLGAFLESTTKLELEAGSKKVDTLKGKSVDEVVKSLAVEEHGLLSEDFESKCEGENCDNLVQLVKSYKKGLTNERIGKQDSSVALVKLIQSGRRTSTEDFLRLLKAKTMQEQRGQLLDLLGAIQTVESHKAAKTLLKYESDEDLLLAERYLQALAVGSRPKKAVIEDLLELAEKKPDNNKFFDTLLQTLGSLAHRYAKLPGNSYDTELVEKVKDFLLKHLDWCRKDRCKEKFIRGLHNLKSPKTLDVLVKLAQEGSSRVSVPAMKALRSFSVFLWNDEFKAVFEDIFYQVSKKFDSSARALALDILLDLKPDYEELMHLVQLLKSDDKVYEVKQYLLQKLNMLADRCPDFAALLEKVIQRDHQLNNYHVLGAKGLSTALTRTYSKAPSFNASLVSLQEMSGGVLKRGIVDLALEVGEEKFSLFTLGLFAGGLSSFVSSGDGEEAEEDTETIAGMELSVQGSVLRPLVFFDGKGELMGHVWSGTASEPTPAYQATTLLQDNEERFPLQNGGVVKLSTLGAISIDLNGQVTMSIWGRNAHSKVEQNTGIAVTGSLSLDTSFVSLSVNFNTGQEPQLHLTSDLDFSSDNRLCMQLKQTDSVLSRSVLKSVSIPGTKYHKTHSNKVTHKIPGHTHALNQKNNDMCNLIAKS; from the exons ATGAAGATACAGTTAGCAGTTCTCGTTGTGCTGTCCCTCTTCG GATACTGCCACGTTGCGCCCG CATTCGGCGATGCTTTCCAGCTAGGTATAGAACAAACTTACACGTATGTCAATGAAGTTCGCGTGGGCGACGCGAAAAATTCCTCGCAAACCGTCGGATACCTCGTCAAGGCCAAAGTCCACGTGGCTACCGTTTGGGGTGATGATGAACACAAACTGCTGCTGTTGAAG GTGACAAACCCAAGCCTGTACACCAGTCCGGGTGATTTGAAGCACAAAACGACCTTATCCAAGGTTGATTCTGCGCCTTTCTACGTCTACTGGAATCTCGGACATCTGAAGAAAATCTACTTCGAGAAACAAGAGGATGCCTCGTTGGAAAGTTTTAAGAAGGGGGTCGCTTCCTTGTTCCAGTATCAGCTACTCGACGGGAAATACGTCGAGCAAGACCCGTCCGGAGAGTGCGAAGTTCAGTACACATCACATTCGTCGACTCGGTATCACAAAGCGAAGAACAACTGTAAGTTTGCCGACGATTGCTTGGAAAGGACCGAGTATCCTCTGCGTAGTCTGACGAGGACGGTTCGAAGTGCGGACTTCACCGTCAGCACCGAAGGAACGCTGGAAAAGGTTGTGGCCCAGGACTACGTGAAATACCTGGTCAATGCGTACGATGGACTGGGTGCATTCTTGGAGTCTACGACCAAGCTAGAACTCGAAGCTGGATCCAAAAAAGTTGACACCCTGAAGGGAAAGTCTGTGGATGAAGTGGTGAAGTCGTTGGCAGTTGAGGAACACGGATTGTTATCGGAGGACTTTGAATCGAAATGCGAAGGCGAAAACTGTGATAAT CTCGTACAATTAGTTAAGAGTTACAAGAAAGGCCTTACCAATGAACGCATCGGAAAGCAGGATTCATCAGTCGCCCTAGTCAAATTGATCCAGAGCGGTCGTCGTACATCCACTGAAGACTTCCTCCGTCTTCTCAAAGCGAAAACTATGCAAGAACAGCGAGGTCAACTACTGGATCTGCTGGGCGCCATCCAAACAGTTGAATCCCATAAAGCAGCTAAGACTTTGCTGAAATACGAGTCGGATGAAGATCTATTGCTTGCGGAACGATACTTGCAAGCTTTGGCCGTGGGAAGTCGACCCAAGAAAGCTGTCATTGAAGATCTGTTGGAGTTGGCTGAGAAGAAGCCTGATAACAACAAATTCTTCGACACCCTGCTGCAAACTCTGGGATCCCTAGCGCATCGGTATGCCAAGCTTCCGGGAAATTCCTACGATACCGAATTGGTCGAGAAGGTCAAAGATTTCCTGCTCAAGCATCTGGATTGGTGCAGAAAGGACAGATGCAAGGAGAAGTTCATCCGTGGGTTGCACAATCTTAAATCTCCCAAAACCTTGGACGTGCTCGTCAAACTTGCCCAGGAAGGTAGTTCAAGAGTGAGCGTACCCGCTATGAAAGCCCTGCGGTCCTTCTCCGTATTCCTGTGGAACGATGAGTTCAAAGCTGTCTTCGAAGATATCTTCTACCAAGTCTCCAAGAAATTCGACTCGAGTGCCAGAGCTCTGGCTCTAGATATCCTGCTAGACTTGAAGCCGGACTACGAAGAACTGATGCACTTGGTGCAGCTCCTGAAGTCCGATGACAAAGTCTATGAAGTTAAGCAGTATCTTCTGCAGAAGCTTAACATGTTGGCCGATCGCTGTCCCGACTTTGCAGCTTTGCTGGAGAAGGTGATCCAAAGGGATCACCAGCTGAATAACTATCATGTCCTGGGTGCCAAGGGCTTGTCCACGGCTCTCACGAGGACTTACTCCAAGGCACCTTCGTTTAATGCATCTCTGGTGTCTCTACAGGAAATGAGTGGAGGGGTTCTCAAGCGGGGAATCGTGGATCTTGCTTTGGAGGTAGGGGAAGAGAAATTTAGCCTGTTCACGCTTGGACTGTTCGCTGGAGGTCTGTCGTCCTTCGTTAGCAGCGGAGATGGCGAGGAAGCTGAAGAAGATACCGAAACAATCGCTGGCATGGAGCTGTCGGTGCAGGGCTCCGTCCTACGGCCTTTGGTGTTCTTCGACGGAAAAGGCGAACTCATGGGACACGTATGGAGTGGTACGGCCTCGGAACCTACTCCGGCCTATCAGGCAACAACGCTTCTCCAGGACAATGAAGAGCGGTTTCCACTTCAGAACGGAGGCGTTGTCAAGCTTAGCACCCTGGGAGCAATTTCGATCGATCTGAATGGACAAGTGACCATGAGCATTTGGGGACGGAACGCACATTCAAAAGTTGAACAGAA CACCGGAATCGCCGTAACAGGAAGTCTCTCCTTAGACACGTCGTTCGTTTCGCTATCCGTTAACTTCAACACTGGTCAAGAACCTCAGCTGCACCTAACGTCGGACCTGGATTTCTCCTCCGACAATCGGCTGTGCATGCAGCTGAAGCAAACGGACAGCGTTCTCAGCCGAAGTGTACTGAAATCGGTTTCCATTCCCGGAACCAAATACCACAAAACGCATTCCAACAAAGTGACACACAAAATACCCGGCCACACCCACGCCCTGAACCAGAAGAATAACGATATGTGCAATCTGATTGCCAAGAGCTGA